DNA from Lusitaniella coriacea LEGE 07157:
ATAATTAAGATGCAGCCTAAAATAATGTTCTCGCCAGGAATTTTCAAACGGGCGAGGGTGTATGCCGCCGGCGCGCCAACCGCCAAACAAACGAGGGTGGAGGTGAAGGAAACGAGGGCGCTGTTAAAGACGTAGCGGGCAAAGATGCCACCTAAGCTGAGGTAATGGTCGAGGGTGAGTTGGTTGGGGGTGGGAATGTAGACGTTGGGGATGGCGGTGATTGCATCATTGATTTTAAAGGAAGTTAAAACTTGCCAGAGAACGGGGGCAAGGCAAAAAATGGCAATGAGGATGATGCCCACCCATAGTAGAATGCGCGGCGGGTTGCTTTCGGATTGGTTTTTGGATGGTGTATTGGTCATGTTTTATCGTTCTCCTGTGACGCTAACGCGCAGTTTTGAAAGTAGCAATCCCGCGATCGCGACGGCAAGAATGAGTAAGATGAAAGTCACAACGACTAATGCCGCACCGTAACCAAAATCGAGATAGCGCCGGATGGTTGCATAGATATAAATCGCCACGGTTTCTGTTGCCCCAGCGGGTCCCCCTCCGGTCATCACCTGTACGAGGTCAAAAATCCCAAAGGCTTGGGCAAACCGGAAGAGGAGGGCGATGAGAATTTGGGGTGCAAGCAGGGGTAAGGTGATTTGAGTAAAACTCTGGATGGGGGTTGCACCGTCAATCGAGTGGGCTTCGTACAGGTCTGAGGAAATCGATTGCAAGCCTGCTAATAAAATGATGGCAATAAAAGGAGTCGTCTTCCAAACGTCGGCAATGATTAATGCAACCATTGCGGGAAGGGGTTGACCGAGCCAGGTGATGCCATCAAAGCCGAAGATGCGTAAAATATCGTTGGCAATGCCGTATTGGTCGTTGAAAATCCACGCCCAAGCAAGTCCCATAATTGCGGTGGGAAGCGCCCAGGGAATGAGGGAAATCGTGCGCAATGCGCCTCGTCCGCGAAAGGATTTATTTAATATTAGCGCGATCGCCATTCCTAGTATGAGTTCAAAGAAAATACTCACGGCGGTGAAGATGGCGGTGTTTTGCATACTTTGCCAAAATCGCCCGTCTCCTAGCAGTCGCCCGTAATTACTGAGTCCGTAAAATTGGGCTTGCAGTTCGGTTCCTAGGTTTTGTTGGAATAAACTCAACCAAAATGCCCGTCCGATGGGATAGGCGAATACGAGTAGTACGACAATCAATGCTGGCGTGATTAATAGCCAACCTGTTAATTGTTCTCGTTTGCGAATTGCGTCTTGTGTCATTATTCAGTTCAGAGTAGCGAGATAACTGAGATTTTTCCGCGCGATTGTGCTTTTTCGATTCGTATCGGGTACGAACGATAACTTCCAATTACGAGTTGCAAATTGAAATTATCTTCCTAAAAGATTGCGGGTTTCCCTAGCGGCAGCTTGCATGGCTTGTTGGGGACTCAGGCTTCCGGTAATTGCCGCGCTGAGGTAGCGTTGGAGAATATCGGAGGCTTGGGCATATTGGGCGATGGGAGGGCGCAGGGCGGAGTTTTCAACAACGTCGAGCAAGTTTGGATAGTAGCTGTATTGGGCAACGAGGGTGGGGTCGGTAAAGAGGGATTTCCGTGCGGGAACGTACCCGGTTTCCAGGAAGAATTTGCGCTGTACGTCGGGTTGGCTGAGGTATTCGATAACCTCCCACGCTTCATCGGGATGTTTGGTACTGCTAGAAATTCCCGGCCCCCATCCACCCAAACAGGCACCGCTATTTTCTCCGGGGGAATGAATCATCGGTTTGATGGCAAATTTGCCTGCAATTTCTGATTTGGAGGCTAAGGGATAAACGTAGGGCCAATTGCGTAAAAATAAGGTTTTGCCGCTTTCAAAAAGGAGGCGGGTTTCCTCTTCTGCGTAGGTGGTTACGCCTTCGGGGGAGATGCCTGTTTTAATGGTGTCGCGCAGAAATTCAAGGGCTTGAATAGCTTCTTTGCCATCGAGTCCGACTTCTTTGGTGTCTGGATTGACCCAATATCCTCCCTGTCCCTCCAAAATTTCGACGAACATGGCGGAAAGCCCTTCGTATTGTTTGCCCTGCCAAACATAACCGATTTCAGCGATGTTTTTCTCTTTAACGGTTTTAGCCGTTTGAATCAATTCCTCAAAGGTTTTGGGGGGTTGGAGTCCGGCTTGTTCGAGCATATCCGTGCGATAGTAGAGCATTCCCCCATCGGAACGGAAGGGCATTCGATAGAGTTGATCTTCGTAGGTTCCGCCTTCAATATCCCCTTGGAGGTATTCGGAGAGTTCAGCTTCAGAAATTCGGTCTGAGAGGGGCATTAACCATCCGGCTGCGGCGAATTTGGGTACCCAAACGATGTCCATATACACCAAGTCATAGGGGGAATCGCCGAGGAGGAAAGCGGAGGTGTAGAGGTCTTCGACAAGATTCGTATCGTTAGGCCCTTTGATGACTTCGAGTCTGATATTGTCGTGGGTTTGGTTAAAGTCGCGCACGATGGGTTCCCATTGGGTTCCCTCTAAGCTTTGGATAAAAACTTTGATGGGAATGGGTTGCTGGGTGAAGGCGGGGATAACCCAAAAACAAAGGACCGCGATCGCGCCCAGGAATAAAATAAATAAGCGGGGGAGTTTTAAACGCTTTTGTACTCTTTTTTTTAGCTTGCCGATTTGCTGGCTAATGCTCATTGAATATTGCGATAATTCAACACAAAATGCCGCCGAATTGCCTCGGATGGCGTTTGCTCTCTACTGATAGCGCGATTCCATCCCCTCAATGGGCTAAACTCCATTGAATTTAATTTAAGTTCATGAATTGTGTGATTTTTTTACAATCGCGCGATCGCGGAAAAACATCTGTAAAACTTGTAGAGATCGATTAATCTCTATTTATTGCCGGAGTACAGACCTGTGCAGTATGAAGTTCGGTATAAACCAGCCTTTTCAGCAATTTTCATCACCCTAGACCCTGGAGATACAATCGTTGCTGAAGCGGGTGCAATGGTCAGCATGGATGCCCAATTGTCAATGAAAACCTCATTTTCTGGCGGTTTTTTCTCAGCTTTACTCAAAAAGTTTTTCGGTGGGGAAACCCTATTCGTCAATACCTTCACCAATCAAACGCGCAAACCCCTCTCCCTCGTCCTCACCCAATCTGTCATTGGCGACATTGAAGGGATTGAGTTGCGGGGAACCTCTATGTGCTTCCAACCGGGCGCTTACATCGCCAGTAGCCCCAGCGTTCACCTGGGCGTTCAGTGGGCGGGGTTCAGCAGTTTCATTGCTGGGGAAGGACTGTTCAAGTTGAAACTGAGTGGGCGAGGAACTGTCTTTTTTGGGGCTTACGGCGGACTGACGAAAAAGCGAATTTCTGGAGAATTCGTCGTCGATACCAGCCATCTCGTCGCCTACGAACCGGGAATTCAAATGAGTATCAAACTTGCGGGAGGATTAATCGGTTCGGTCACCTCCGGGGAAGGATTGGTTAATCGCCTAACGGGAAACGGAAATATTTATCTTCAATCTCGCAGTATCGACGGTTTAGCTAAGTTTTTACGGTCTAAGTTTTAATAGGGGGCAATAAAATATGGAAATTGAACTCTTACATCAACCCGACAGCGCGATCGCGCGAGTTACCCTGAATACAAAGGAAGAATTAGTTGCCCAAGCTGGCGCAATGATTGCCATGAGCAGCAGCATCAACGCCAGCACCACCCTGAGAAAAGGCAAGGGAGGCGGTGTTTTAGGCGGACTCAAGCGCATGGTTGCCGGGGAATCCCTCTTCTTAAGCGTTTTCCGTTCCCCCACCCCCGATGGCGAAATCTTCCTCGCCCCAAAATTCATCGGCGACTTATTCACCTACGAACTCCAGGGTAAAGAATTAATCGTCCAAGCTACCTCCTATCTCGCCTCCGAATCCGACGTAGACATCGATATTGGATTCCAGGGATTCAAATCCTTCTTCTCTGGCGAATCGATTTTCTGGCTAGTCCTTAGCGGGCGTGGGAAAGCCCTCCTAACCTCCTTTGGCGGCGTTTACGAAATCCCCGTCAATGGCGAATATATCGTCGATACCAGTCACATCGTTGCCTTTGAAAAAAGCCTGACCTTTAGTATTGGTAAAGCCAATCCCAGTTGGTGGGGCGCATTCTTCGGTGGAGAAGGACTCGTTTGCCGTTTTAAAGGACGCGGTAAATTGTACTGCCAAACTCACAATCCCAGAGACTTCGGCGTAACGGTGGGTTCTCGCTTGCCACCTCGGTAAGATTATGCACAACTCGCCAACTAAAAAAAGGGTAAGGTCGAACCTACCCTTTTAAATTTCTCAGACATTTCTTAAACCAAAAGCCTGAGTTAAAAAGACAAAGACTTACTCGCCTTCGCCGCCTTCGCCACCTTCGGCTTCTTCAGCTTCTTCAGCTTCTTCAACCGCCTCTTGAGCCTCTTCAGCTTCTTGAACCTCTTCAGCAGCGTCCTCTTGAGCTTCTTCAGCTTCTTGAGTCTCTTCAGCAGCGTCCTCTTGAGCTTCTTCTACACTGTCAGTATCACCCGGAGTACACGCAACCGCCGTTGTTGCTAAACCTAATGCCAGAAATAATCCAATCGTTTTTGAGCGCATATTAACTCTCCTCACTAGAGCGTTTAAAATTTGTTGAGATTTGGTTTGAATAAATCTTAACAGTTCTTTAAATATAAAGGCACTAGCTTAAATTTTCACAATTATAACTAAGTACAATTAACCATCCCTTAACCTATAAGCTATCGATTTCGGAATATTGCACAACCCATTGAGGTTAAGACCTCTCACAAAGCGACAAGCGAGAAATAACAAGTTTTTAACTGATAGCCGAGTGCGAGAAGACTTAACCTTGCCTCTATCGCCAGCAACCCATTTCTAGGCTGAGTTTTTAGGCATTTTGAAGGGGCAATCGGGAGGAAGAGGAAGTTCCAAATTAATCTTGCGCGAAGCTTGGAAGTATTGAGATAATCAGTCAAGCGGACTATTGATAAAACTTCTTAAATGATTGCGATTATTGACGATGTTCTTGCTCCAGAAGAATTGCAGGAAATTCTAACCCATTTCGATCGCGCGGATTTTGTAGATGGGAAGAAAACGGCGGGCTGGCACGCAAAATTGGTAAAAAATAATATGCAACTTCCATCGAAGGCAACCAGCACTCAAGAATTACGAAAGCAGGTGAAGGAAGCTCTAATTCGCAATAAGTTATTTCAGGCACTCGTTCAACCTAAAATCGTCCATTCGTTGCTGTTTAGCCGCTACGAAGTAGGGATGTCTTACGGTACGCACGTGGATAATGCGTTCATGGGGAAGGGGGAATTTTGGCGTTCGGACATATCTTTCACCCTTTTTCTGTGCGAGCCAGAGGGCTACGAAGGGGGCGAGTTGGTTATTGAAGCGAGCGACGGCGATCGCGCTTATAAGTTGCCATCGGGTTCGGCATTGGTTTATCCTTCCTCAACGCTGCATCGGGTAAACCCAGTCACAGCAGGCGTTCGATTCGCAGCAGTCGGCTGGGTACAGAGCTTAGTTCGCGATCCCGACAAACGAGAAATTCTCTTCGATTTAGATACGACTCGACGCTCGCTTTTTGCAAAAGGGGGAAAAACCATTGAATTTGACTTAATTTCAAAAAGCTACGCTAATTTGCTGCGCCAATGGGCAGATTAAAGAATGTTATCTCAAAACCTCGCTATTTTTTGGCGGTTCGGTACAGTTCGTATAGCAACAAGCTCCCTGCAACTGCAAGATTGAGAGAGTCCGCTTTCCCAACCATTGGGATCCGAACGAAATGCTGGCATAAGTTGCGCTGTTGCGGGGTCAGTCCTCGGCGCTCTTCTCCCAAAACAAGCAGCGTCGATCGCGGATAATCAAATTGATGCAATTCGGCTGCTCCATCCGGCGAAGCGCCAACCCCACAACAGTGATTGCTGCGCATCCAACGATGCAGTTGGGAAAACGTCGTGCGAACGAAGGCTTGGCGGAAAATCGACCCCATTGAGGCTCGAACCACGTTGGGATCGAAGGGATCGATGCGCCCTCCAACAAGGATGAACCCCGCACCACCAATGGCTTCTGAAGTCCGAATCAAACTCCCAAAATTTCCCGGAGAGCGAACGGATTCCAGCACAACCCAACACAACCCGGTTTGCGGCGAAACTTTGGGTAACTCGACCCAAGGTTGGCGAAGGATCGCGCTCACTCCAGAAGCGCGTGGGGTATGGGAGATGCGCCGGAACTGTTCGGGGGTCAGGGAGACGGTTGGAACCCCGGAACGGCGAGATTGGCGAACCAATTTCCGAGCAAGGGGTGCGGTAAGTAATTTTTCGCTGAAGAGGAGGGTGGAAATGTCGAGTCCGCGATCGATCGCGCTGACAAAGTTTCGCACGCCCTCAACGTAAAACAATCCAGAGGCTTGACGATAGTTGCGGTCTGAGTGGAGTTTTTCAACTTCGGCAAGTGCAGCCTTTACGCAGTG
Protein-coding regions in this window:
- a CDS encoding Fe2+-dependent dioxygenase produces the protein MIAIIDDVLAPEELQEILTHFDRADFVDGKKTAGWHAKLVKNNMQLPSKATSTQELRKQVKEALIRNKLFQALVQPKIVHSLLFSRYEVGMSYGTHVDNAFMGKGEFWRSDISFTLFLCEPEGYEGGELVIEASDGDRAYKLPSGSALVYPSSTLHRVNPVTAGVRFAAVGWVQSLVRDPDKREILFDLDTTRRSLFAKGGKTIEFDLISKSYANLLRQWAD
- a CDS encoding TIGR00266 family protein translates to MQYEVRYKPAFSAIFITLDPGDTIVAEAGAMVSMDAQLSMKTSFSGGFFSALLKKFFGGETLFVNTFTNQTRKPLSLVLTQSVIGDIEGIELRGTSMCFQPGAYIASSPSVHLGVQWAGFSSFIAGEGLFKLKLSGRGTVFFGAYGGLTKKRISGEFVVDTSHLVAYEPGIQMSIKLAGGLIGSVTSGEGLVNRLTGNGNIYLQSRSIDGLAKFLRSKF
- a CDS encoding TrmH family RNA methyltransferase, which translates into the protein MTGTRNSGRDRHCVKAALAEVEKLHSDRNYRQASGLFYVEGVRNFVSAIDRGLDISTLLFSEKLLTAPLARKLVRQSRRSGVPTVSLTPEQFRRISHTPRASGVSAILRQPWVELPKVSPQTGLCWVVLESVRSPGNFGSLIRTSEAIGGAGFILVGGRIDPFDPNVVRASMGSIFRQAFVRTTFSQLHRWMRSNHCCGVGASPDGAAELHQFDYPRSTLLVLGEERRGLTPQQRNLCQHFVRIPMVGKADSLNLAVAGSLLLYELYRTAKK
- a CDS encoding carbohydrate ABC transporter permease — encoded protein: MTQDAIRKREQLTGWLLITPALIVVLLVFAYPIGRAFWLSLFQQNLGTELQAQFYGLSNYGRLLGDGRFWQSMQNTAIFTAVSIFFELILGMAIALILNKSFRGRGALRTISLIPWALPTAIMGLAWAWIFNDQYGIANDILRIFGFDGITWLGQPLPAMVALIIADVWKTTPFIAIILLAGLQSISSDLYEAHSIDGATPIQSFTQITLPLLAPQILIALLFRFAQAFGIFDLVQVMTGGGPAGATETVAIYIYATIRRYLDFGYGAALVVVTFILLILAVAIAGLLLSKLRVSVTGER
- a CDS encoding TIGR00266 family protein, which codes for MEIELLHQPDSAIARVTLNTKEELVAQAGAMIAMSSSINASTTLRKGKGGGVLGGLKRMVAGESLFLSVFRSPTPDGEIFLAPKFIGDLFTYELQGKELIVQATSYLASESDVDIDIGFQGFKSFFSGESIFWLVLSGRGKALLTSFGGVYEIPVNGEYIVDTSHIVAFEKSLTFSIGKANPSWWGAFFGGEGLVCRFKGRGKLYCQTHNPRDFGVTVGSRLPPR
- a CDS encoding ABC transporter substrate-binding protein; translation: MSISQQIGKLKKRVQKRLKLPRLFILFLGAIAVLCFWVIPAFTQQPIPIKVFIQSLEGTQWEPIVRDFNQTHDNIRLEVIKGPNDTNLVEDLYTSAFLLGDSPYDLVYMDIVWVPKFAAAGWLMPLSDRISEAELSEYLQGDIEGGTYEDQLYRMPFRSDGGMLYYRTDMLEQAGLQPPKTFEELIQTAKTVKEKNIAEIGYVWQGKQYEGLSAMFVEILEGQGGYWVNPDTKEVGLDGKEAIQALEFLRDTIKTGISPEGVTTYAEEETRLLFESGKTLFLRNWPYVYPLASKSEIAGKFAIKPMIHSPGENSGACLGGWGPGISSSTKHPDEAWEVIEYLSQPDVQRKFFLETGYVPARKSLFTDPTLVAQYSYYPNLLDVVENSALRPPIAQYAQASDILQRYLSAAITGSLSPQQAMQAAARETRNLLGR